Within Serratia odorifera, the genomic segment AACTCCTGCGGAACATGTGGCGCTGGCGAACCAGGGCGATCAACACCGGGGCGCCGAGCAATGCGGTTACGATCGAGACCCGCAGTTCGCCGGCCACCAGGAAGCGACCGAGCAAGTCGGCGCCGAGAAGCAGAATGGGGGTCAGTACCAGCGTCCACGGCAGGATCCAGTGCAGTTCCGAACCGGCCAGACGGCGCGCGACGTGCGGCATCATCAGGCCGACGAAGGCGATTGGCCCGACGGCGGCGGTGGCGCTGCCGCACAGCAGGGTGATCGCCAGCAGGCCGAGCAATTGGGTGCGCACGATACCGGTGCCCAGCGCGGTGGCCAGTTCGCTACCCATGCTCAGGCTGTTGAGCGCCTTGGTCATCCACAGGGCGATCAGCGTACCGAGCACAATTGGCAGGGTGACGGTGCGTACCACCTGCATGTTCTGGATATCCAGCGAACCGGCCTGCCAGAAGCGCAGTTGATCGAACGTTTGAGGGTTGAGCAGCGCAATGCCGGAGGTCATGCCTTCCAGCACTGCGCCGAGCGCGACGCCTGCCAGCGTCAGGCGAATCGGGTTCAATGTACTACGCCCCAGCGCGCCGACCAGCGCCACCAAGAGCGTCGCGCCCAGCGCGCCGGCAAAGGCGAACCACAGGTATTGGTCGATGTCGGCGGCGCCAAACAGCGTAATGCCGAGCACCACGGCAAAGCCGGCACCGGCATTAACGCCGAGAATGCCAGGGTCGGCCAGCGGGTTGCGCGTCAGGGTTTGCATCAGCGCGCCGGCCAGCCCGAGCGCGATACCGGCCAACAGCCCCACCAGCGTGCGCGGCAGTCGTGCATTGGTGACGATCGTGCAGTCGACGCCGCTGCATTGGCCATTGAGGGCCTGCAGCACGGTAGTGAAGGGAATTGGCTTTGCGCCCAGCGACAGGCTGAGCGCCATCATCAGCAATAGCGTCAGTAATGCCAGTACCAGGCCGTACAGCCTGCGGCGGAAAGCGCGTGTGGTGCCGAATATCAGGCGCTCCTGCGAGGGATGTGAGGAGTGCGAACCATTGTGTGTAAGCCGGAACATGGCAACCCATTATTCAATTGAATATAAATGATATTTATTATCATTATTGATTGTATTCATCTATGGTAGCATGACTCGCTGGCGCAATGCAGCAGCAAGCACGCAATCCCTTTTAAAAGTTGTGGTGATAGACAAATGAGTAAGCCCTCGATTTTGCTTGATTTTGGTCTGCTCAAGACCAATCGGGCGTTCCGTGCCGTGTTCTGCGCACGTTTTATTTCCATTTTGGCGTTGGGATTGATGGCCCATCGCGATACCGGTGCAGATTCAGGCGTTGACCGGCTCAACGCTGCTGGTCGGTCTGGCGGTTACCTTGGCCGGCAGCGGCATGTTTGCCGGGCTGTTGATGGGCGGTGTACTGGCGGATCGCTACGAACGCCGTCGCCTGATCCTGTTTGCGCGTTCAACCTGTGGCATCGGCTTTGTCGGCATGTGCATCAATGCCGCATTGCCAACCCCATCGCTGGTGGCGATCTATCTGTTATCGGTGTGGGATGGCTTCTTTGGCGCCGTCGGCGTGACGGCGCTGCTGGCTGCGACACCGGCGTTGGTTGGGCGGGAAAACATTGTCCAGGCCGGCGCCATCAGTATGCTGACGGTGCGTTTTGGATCGATCCTGTCGCCGGCGGTGGGCGGGGTGGTGATAGCCCATGCCGGCGTGGCGTGGAACTACGGTCTGGCAGCGTTGGGCACCTTGCTGACGCTGGTGCCACTGCTACGTCTGCCGCAGCTGATGCCGCCGCCACAGCCGCGCGAGCACCCGCTGAAAGCGCTGGCAGGTGGCTTTGCCTTTCTGTTCCAGAATAAAGTGATCGGTATGGTGGCGCTGATCGGCGCGCTGCTGACCATGGCCAGTGCGGTGCGTATCCTCTACCCGGCGCTGGCGGGCGACTGGCTGGTCGGCGCTTCCAGCCTGGGCCTGATGTATGCGGCGGTACCGCTCGGCGCGGCGATTGGCGCCTTTACCAGCGGTCGGGTGGCGCATCTGGCACGGCCTGGCTGGATGATGCTGATGACTGCGATAGCGGCGTTCGTCGCCATTGGTTTGTTTGGTTTGATGCCGTGGTACGGGGCGGCGCTGGCGTGCCTGGTGGCATTCGGTTACCTGAGCGCGGTGAATTCGCTGCTGCAATACGGGCTGATCCAGAGCCTGACGCCGGACGCCTTCCTCGGGCGCATCAATGGGCTGTGGACCGCGCAGAACGTGGTGGGTGATGCCCTGGGCGCGTTGCTGCTGGGGGCGATGGGAGCGTATATGTTGCCGGCGATGACCTCGACCAGCTTTGGCTTTGGCGCCGCGGTGCTCGGCGTGCTGCTGGTGTTCGCCATGCGTGGATTACGTCTGGTGACGCTCGACAAACCGCAAGGTGACGCAAGCCTGATGTCAGCGAGCTCAAGCTGCGCCGGATAGCCCGAATCGCCTGACGGCAAGGCGATTCGGGCGCTACCCGCCAGTCTGGCCTAACGTGAGTGGATGAACAGTTTTTCTAATCGCGTCAGCAAGTTGCTGGCGCTGTAGTAATCCAGACGAAAGGTATCATTGCCCAGCGCGTAGACCCGCTTGTTTTGCACCGCAGGCAGGTGCGTCAGGAAGGTATTTGCCATCAAGCGCTCGGCGTCGCCGTCATCGTTGGCGAACAGCAACAGCGTTTGGCCGTTAAGACTACCCGCCAGATTTTCCCCGCTCAGTTGAATAATGTCCTTGCGCACGCCCTGGCTGGTGCTGCCGTGGACGTTGGACGGTGGCTGTGCCAGCGTGAAGCCCAGTTGTTGCAGCATTTCACCCTGCGATGACTCGGCGGTCCACAGGTTGGCGGCCTTGCCGTCGTGGCGAAACACCAATGCGCTGACCGGCTGCGGCGGCAAGGTCATCCGCTGTTTCAGCGCTTGCTCGCGCGCGGCGAAATCGGCGGTCAGCTTGGCAGCCTCGGCGTCGCGCCCCGGTGGCATAGCCCAGGTCTGTAGCCAGTTGCTGCCAGCTTTTGTCATCATAATTGACCACCAGCACCGGCGCGATGGCCGATAACTGATCGTATAAGCGCAGGGCGGAATCGCCGCCGGTGGCGGACATCACGATCAGATCCGGCGCTTCGCCGGCTATCGCTTCGGCGTTGGGTTCGCCGATATACAGGCGTTTGACACCGCGCTGTGCGGCGATATCCCCCCATTGCCGGAAGAAGCCTTGTTGGTCGGCCAGCTTACCGTTGGGGCTGGTGGCGCCACTGGCGATCACCGGCGCGCCAATCGCCAGCAGGGTACCGGTGACCGTAACGCTGGTCGAGACAATGCGCGTTGGTGCCTGTGAGAGAGTGACGACGCCATGGGCAGTGTCAATGGTGCGCGGCCACTGGGGAGAGGCGGCGTGCGCAGCGGTGAAGGCGAATAAGGCCAGCCCCAAAAAGCAGGATATTCTTCATGTCGGCGTGTTCCTGTCGATTAAATACTAATGCTTATCATTTATCTAGCTAATGCCACACTGTTTATACCATGATTGTGATGGGAAAGAAGTGTTTACGTTTATTGACATAGTAAAATCCGGAGGGTAATTTAGCGCCCGTAAACATAAATGATAATCATTATTATATTGGTTATTATTAGCAAACAATAGAGGGCGTACCGATGGATACAGCCATGAATGGTGCCAAAAACATGCAATCGCACAGCAGTGAAGGGGGTTACCTACCGCCGGATCTCGCTGCCGGTTTCTTTTTCACTTCTCCTTTCCGCAGCCTGAGCACTCAGGGGTGTTTTGCCAAAGTCAGTTTGCCGGCGGTGGGTGGCGACGACGTGAACGGCGAATTTCAGCAGGTGGTGCGCCATGCCTTTGACGAAGCTCGGCTGGCGGGCATCAAGCAGCCGGTGCTGTGTGGCGCCATCCCGTTCGATACCCGACAGCCGTCGTCGTTGTTTATCCCTCGCCAAACCCGCTGGTTCGATCGTAATGCCTTTATGGCCGCGCAAGGGATAGAGCACGCTGCGGCACCGGATATCGCGCATAAAACCGAAGTGCCGGCACAGGCAGCATTTATGCAAATGGTCAGCGATGCGGTGACGGCAACCCGTGCAGGCACGCTGGATAAGGTGGTGCTGTCGCGCCTGTTGGAGATTGAAACCTGCCAGCCGGTCGATCGCCATGCGCTGATGACGCGCATCATTGCGCAGAACCCGAACGGTTTTCACTTCCACGTACCGCTGGCAGACGGCGCATTGCTGGGAGCCAGCCCCGAGCTGCTGCTGCGTAAGACCGGCGCGCAATTTTATTCCAATCCGCTGGCCGGCTCCGCCCGCCGCGAGGCCGATCCACAGCGCGATCGCGAGGTCAGCCAGCAGTTACTGAGCTCCACTAAAGACCATAAAGAGCACCGTTTTGTTACCGAAGGCATGCGCGCAGCGTTAAGCGGCCGTTGCCGTTACCTGCATATTCCCAACGCGCCGGAACTGTTGAGTACCACGACGCTGTGGCACCTGTCGACGCCGATTGACGGCGAAGTGGATCCGCGGCAGGAAAACGCGCTGTCGCTGGCCTGTCTGCTGCATCCGACGCCGGCGCTGTGCGGCACGCCGACCCGGGTGGCGCGTGACCTGATTGCCGAGCTGGAGCCGTTTGATCGCGGCGTATTTGGCGGCATCGTTGGCTGGTGTGACGCCGAGGGCAACGGTGAATGGGTGGTGACCATCCGCTGCGGAACCGTCAGCGGCAATCAGGTACGCCTATTTGCCGGTGCCGGCATTGTGCAGGACTCTTCACCGGAGTCCGAATGGCATGAAACCGGCACCAAGCTCAGCACCATTCTGCGCGCCTTTGGCCTGAATCAAGGATAAGAAACATGAGCATTGCTTTTACGCCCTGGCCGGAGGTCTTTGCCCGGCGTTATCGTGAGCGCGGTTATTGGCTTGATCTGCCCCTGACCGACATCCTCGCCCGCCAGGCTGATAACGACGATATCGCGTTGGTGGATGCGGTCGCCAGCCTCAGCTATCGCCAATTGCACCAGCGGTCGGATCGTCTGGCGGCGGCACTGCTGCGCCGTGGCGTACAACCCGGCGAAACCGCGCTGGTGCAGTTGGGCAACGTGGTTGAATTTTACGTCACCTTCTTTGCCCTGCTGAAAATCGGCGTGGCGCCGGTAAATGCGCTGTTCAGCCATCAGCGCAGCGAGCTGCATGCCTATGCGTCGCAGATCAAGCCGGCAGTGTTGATCGCCGATCGCCTGCACGGTCTGTTCGCCAACGATGATTTCCTGGCCGAGTTCCGTCAGCAGCATCCGTCGCTGCGCGTGGTGGCGTTGCGTAATCAGCCGCACGGCGCGCAGGCGTTGTCGCAGATGCTGGCCGAAGACAGCGCAGGCTTTTGCGCCACGCCGTCTGCCGCCGATCGGGTGGCGTTTTTCCAGCTTTCCGGCGGCAGTACCGGCACGCCGAAACTGATCCCGCGTACTCACAACGATTATTACTACAGCATCCGCCGCAGCGTGGAAATCTGCCATTTTGATCGGCACACGCGCTATCTGTGCGCGCTGCCGGTGGCGCACAACTATCCGATGAGTTCACCCGGCGTGCTGGGGGTGTTGTATGCCGGTGGGGTGGCGGTGTTTGCCGCCGATCCGGATGCGGCCCAGTGCTTCACGCTGATTGAACAGCACCGGATCAACGTTACTGCGCTGGTGCCTCCGGCGGTCACGCTGTGGCTGCAGGCGATCGAAGAGTGGGGCGGCAACCAGCAGTTGACCAGCTTGAAACTGTTGCAGGTTGGCGGCGCCAAACTGGGTGAAACGCTGGCGGCACGCATTCCCGCTGAAATCGGCTGCCAGTTGCAGCAGGTGTTCGGCATGGCGGAAGGGCTGGTTAACTACACCCGACTGGATGACGATCGGCAGCACATTCTTACTACCCAGGGCTGCCCGATGTCGCCCGATGATGAGGTCTGGGTGGCGGACGACGACGGCAATCCGTTGCCGGTTGGGCAGACTGGTCGCCTGATGACGCGCGGCCCTTATACCTTCCGCGGCTACTATCAAAGCCCGCAGCACAATGCCGAAGCCTTCGACGAGAACGGTTTTTACTGTTCCGGCGATCTGATTCGCCTGACCGAAGACGGCTATCTTTGCGTCGAAGGTCGGCAGAAGGACCAGATCAATCGCGGCGGCGAGAAAATTGCCGCCGAAGAAATCGAAAACCTGCTGCTACGTCATCCGGCGGTGATTAACGCCGCGCTGGTTTCCATGCCGGATGCGCTGATGGGCGAGAAAAGTTGCGCCTACGTTATTGCCAGCGAGACGCTTAAGCCGGTGGCGCTGCGGCGCCATCTGCGTGCGCAGGGCGTGGCGGAATTTAAATTGCCAGACCGTTTTGTCCAGGTGGAAAGCCTGCCGCTGACGCCGGTCGGCAAAGTAGACAAAAAACTGCTGCGCCAGCGCCTGGAGGCGCAGCAACCGACTCAGGTCCAGGGAGATTGAACGATGGCCATTCCTAAACTTAATGATTATGCGCTGCCAACGGCAGCTGAAATGCCGGCCAACAAGGTCAACTGGGCGTTCGAACCACAACGCGCCGCGCTGCTGATCCACGATATGCAGCAGTATTTCCTGAATTTTTGGGGCGAGGACAGCGCGCTGATCAAGCAGGTGGTGGACAACATCGCCAACCTGCGTCGCTATTGCAAGGCACAAGGTATTCCAGTGTTTTATACCGCACAACCCAATGAGCAGAGCGCCGAAGATCGCGCATTGTTGAATGACATGTGGGGGCCGGGGCTGAACAAACATCCGGAACAGCAGGCGGTGGTGGCCGCGCTGGCGCCAGACGCTGACGATACCGTATTGGTGAAATGGCGTTACAGCGCCTTCCATCGCTCGCCGCTGCAAGACATTTTGCAGGAGTCAGGCCGCGATCAACTGATTATTTGCGGTGTGTATGCGCACATCGGCTGCCTGACAACGGCAATTGACGCCTTTATGCGCAACATCAAGCCATTTATGGTGGCCGATGGGTTGGCGGACTTTTCCCGCGATGAACACTTAATGGCGCTGCGCTACACTGCCGGTCGCTGCGGGCGGGTGGTGGCTACCGCCGATCTGCTGCCGGGCATCGCCAGCAAGGATGCGCTGCGTCAGCAGATACTGCCGCTATTGGACGAAGACAGTGACGATATGGCCAACGACGAAAACCTGATCGACTATGGTCTGGATTCGGTGCGTATCATGGAACTGGCGACCCGCTGGCGCAAGATCCGCAGCGATATCGATTTTATCGCGCTGGCGAAAAGCCCAACCATCGACAGTTGGTGGGCGTTGCTTTCCGGGGAGAAGGCGTGATGAGCGGGTGGGATTTTAACGGCAAACGGGTGTGGGTAACCGGCGCCGGTGCCGGTATCGGTCTGCAAACCGCGCTGGACTTTGTTGCTGCCGGGGCGGAGGTGGTGGGGTTTGACCTGCGGTTTGACCTGCGGGAGTATCCGTTCCGCTGCGAAGTGCTGGATATTGCCGACGGTGAGGCGGTGGATGGCGTTTGTACCCGCCTGTTGGCAGAGCAGGGGGAGTTGGATGTGTTGGTCAACGGCGCGGGTATTTTGCGTATGGGGCTGACCGATGCAACCAGTTCGGCGGACTGGATGGCATGCCTCAATGTCAATGCCGGCGGAGCGTTTAACATGTTCCGCCATGCATTGCCGGTATTTCGCCGTCAGCGGCGCGGCGCGATCGTCAGCATTGCTTCCAATGCGGCGCATGTACCGCGCGTAGGCATGGCGGCATATTGCGCCTCAAAGGCCGCATTGCGCAGCCTGTGCCAAACCGTGGGTCTGGAAATGGCCGAGTTCGGCGTGCGATCGAACATGGTATCGCCGGGTTCGACCAATACGCCGATGCAGCGCGGCATGTGGCAGGGATGAAACCGGCGAGCAGAAGACCATTCAAGGCTTCCCGCAGCAGTTTAAACTCGGTATTCCGCTGGGGAAAATAGCGCAGCCGCAGGAAGTCTCTAACGCGATTCTGTTTCTGGCGTCGGATCTGGCCAGCCATATTACCATGCAGGATATTGTGATTGACGGTGGCGCAACGCTGGCGGCCTGATGCCGGCGTGGTGATGGGATAATCAAGGCGCTGCGTGCAGCGCCTTATTGTTGTCTGGTGTATAAATGAAAAGAAGCGCCTAAAGAGAGCGGTTAGTAGGTCGGCGTTCGAGATTACGCCGAGCTCAAATGCAAAAAAAGCGCCTAAAGGCGCTTTTTTCTTAATTGGTGGGTCGTGCAGGATTCGAACCTGCGACCAATTGATTAAAAGTCAACTGCTCTACCAACTGAGCTAACGACCCGCAGAAGTGGTGGGTGATGACGGGCTCGAACCGCCGACCCCCTCCGTGTAAAGGAGATGCTCTACCAACTGAGCTAATCACCCACTTCAGGACTTCCGGATACTGCATCAGCGAGAGAATGATGGTGGGTGATGACGGGCTCGAACCGCCGACCCCCTCCGTGTAAAGGAGATGCTCTACCAACTGAGCTAATCACCCTCATTTTTCTCACTGCTTAACAAGATGGTGGGCGATGACGGGCTCGAACCGCCGACCCCCTCCGTGTAAAGGAGATGCTCTACCAACTGAGCTAATCGCCCCGTCTTGTTGGAGTCGCATTATAGGGATAGTTGAAAGTGAGTCAACGGTTTTTAAAATGATTTCAATCGTTCGCCGCAAATTTAAACAGGATGCGATATTTATCGCCAGCGCTGCCGTTTCTTTGCCCATTGTTATGTGAAAAACGGCGTAACATTGATGAAATAGCACCGGCTGATGCCGTGTCGGCGTTGAGGAATTAGCACGTGGTGATACAATGTTGCCCACTTTTTTCAATTCCGAGCAATCGTCGGCACCCGCTGACACGCGTTGCGTAATAAGGCAGTGATCCCAATGAAAATCAAAACCCGTTTTGCACCGAGCCCAACCGGCTACCTGCACGTCGGCGGCGCGCGTACTGCGCTTTATTCCTGGCTGTTCAGTCGCCACGCCGGCGGCGAGTTCGTTCTGCGCATCGAAGATACCGATCTGGAGCGTTCCACCCAGGATGCTATCGAAGCCATTATGGATGGGATGAACTGGCTGAACCTGGATTGGGATGAAGGCCCGTATTATCAGACCAAACGTTTCGATCGCTACAACGGCGTGATTGACGAGATGCTCGAGCAGGGCACCGCTTACCGTTGCTACTGCTCCAAAGAGCGTTTGGAAGCGCTGCGCGAAAAACAGATGGAAAACGGCGAAAAGCCGCGTTACGACGGTCACTGCCGCGACAGCCAGTGCAGCCACACCGCCGATGAGCCACACGTGGTGCGTTTCCGTAACCCGCAAGATGGTGCGGTGATTTTCGACGATCAAATCCGCGGGCCAATCGAATTCAGCAACCAGGAACTGGATGATTTGATCATCCGGCGTACCGACGGTTCACCGACCTACAATTTCTGCGTGGTGGTCGACGACTGGGATATGGAAATCACTCACGTGATCCGTGGCGAAGACCATATCAATAACACGCCGCGCCAGATCAACATCCTGAAGGCGCTGGGTGCGCCAGTGCCGGAATACGCGCACGTATCGATGATCCTGGGTGATGACGGCAAAAAGCTGTCCAAACGTCACGGCGCGGTCGGCGTAATGCAATACCGCGATGATGGCTACCTGCCTGAAGCGTTGCTGAACTATCTGGTGCGTCTGGGCTGGTCCCATGGCGATCAGGAAATCTTCACCATTGATGAAATGAAGCAGTTCTTCTCTCTGAATGACATCAGCAAGTCCGCCAGCGCCTTCAACACCGAAAAGCTGCAATGGTTAAACCATCACTACATTAATCATATGCCGGCGGAACAGGTGGCAGTGCATCTGGCATGGCACGTTGAACAGCAGGGCATCGAAACGCGCAACGGACCGGAACTGAAGGATATCGTCAAACTGCTGG encodes:
- the gltX gene encoding glutamate--tRNA ligase; its protein translation is MKIKTRFAPSPTGYLHVGGARTALYSWLFSRHAGGEFVLRIEDTDLERSTQDAIEAIMDGMNWLNLDWDEGPYYQTKRFDRYNGVIDEMLEQGTAYRCYCSKERLEALREKQMENGEKPRYDGHCRDSQCSHTADEPHVVRFRNPQDGAVIFDDQIRGPIEFSNQELDDLIIRRTDGSPTYNFCVVVDDWDMEITHVIRGEDHINNTPRQINILKALGAPVPEYAHVSMILGDDGKKLSKRHGAVGVMQYRDDGYLPEALLNYLVRLGWSHGDQEIFTIDEMKQFFSLNDISKSASAFNTEKLQWLNHHYINHMPAEQVAVHLAWHVEQQGIETRNGPELKDIVKLLGERCKTLKEMAAACRYFYEDFSEFDADAAKKHLRPVARQPLEAVRVNLAAITEWTPENVHNAIQGTADQLGVGMGKVGMPLRVAVTGAGQSPGMDVTVHAIGQARSLKRIDQALAYIAEREAQA
- the fepD gene encoding Fe(3+)-siderophore ABC transporter permease yields the protein MFRLTHNGSHSSHPSQERLIFGTTRAFRRRLYGLVLALLTLLLMMALSLSLGAKPIPFTTVLQALNGQCSGVDCTIVTNARLPRTLVGLLAGIALGLAGALMQTLTRNPLADPGILGVNAGAGFAVVLGITLFGAADIDQYLWFAFAGALGATLLVALVGALGRSTLNPIRLTLAGVALGAVLEGMTSGIALLNPQTFDQLRFWQAGSLDIQNMQVVRTVTLPIVLGTLIALWMTKALNSLSMGSELATALGTGIVRTQLLGLLAITLLCGSATAAVGPIAFVGLMMPHVARRLAGSELHWILPWTLVLTPILLLGADLLGRFLVAGELRVSIVTALLGAPVLIALVRQRHMFRRSC
- a CDS encoding (2,3-dihydroxybenzoyl)adenylate synthase, coding for MSIAFTPWPEVFARRYRERGYWLDLPLTDILARQADNDDIALVDAVASLSYRQLHQRSDRLAAALLRRGVQPGETALVQLGNVVEFYVTFFALLKIGVAPVNALFSHQRSELHAYASQIKPAVLIADRLHGLFANDDFLAEFRQQHPSLRVVALRNQPHGAQALSQMLAEDSAGFCATPSAADRVAFFQLSGGSTGTPKLIPRTHNDYYYSIRRSVEICHFDRHTRYLCALPVAHNYPMSSPGVLGVLYAGGVAVFAADPDAAQCFTLIEQHRINVTALVPPAVTLWLQAIEEWGGNQQLTSLKLLQVGGAKLGETLAARIPAEIGCQLQQVFGMAEGLVNYTRLDDDRQHILTTQGCPMSPDDEVWVADDDGNPLPVGQTGRLMTRGPYTFRGYYQSPQHNAEAFDENGFYCSGDLIRLTEDGYLCVEGRQKDQINRGGEKIAAEEIENLLLRHPAVINAALVSMPDALMGEKSCAYVIASETLKPVALRRHLRAQGVAEFKLPDRFVQVESLPLTPVGKVDKKLLRQRLEAQQPTQVQGD
- a CDS encoding isochorismate synthase — encoded protein: MDTAMNGAKNMQSHSSEGGYLPPDLAAGFFFTSPFRSLSTQGCFAKVSLPAVGGDDVNGEFQQVVRHAFDEARLAGIKQPVLCGAIPFDTRQPSSLFIPRQTRWFDRNAFMAAQGIEHAAAPDIAHKTEVPAQAAFMQMVSDAVTATRAGTLDKVVLSRLLEIETCQPVDRHALMTRIIAQNPNGFHFHVPLADGALLGASPELLLRKTGAQFYSNPLAGSARREADPQRDREVSQQLLSSTKDHKEHRFVTEGMRAALSGRCRYLHIPNAPELLSTTTLWHLSTPIDGEVDPRQENALSLACLLHPTPALCGTPTRVARDLIAELEPFDRGVFGGIVGWCDAEGNGEWVVTIRCGTVSGNQVRLFAGAGIVQDSSPESEWHETGTKLSTILRAFGLNQG
- a CDS encoding isochorismatase, translating into MAIPKLNDYALPTAAEMPANKVNWAFEPQRAALLIHDMQQYFLNFWGEDSALIKQVVDNIANLRRYCKAQGIPVFYTAQPNEQSAEDRALLNDMWGPGLNKHPEQQAVVAALAPDADDTVLVKWRYSAFHRSPLQDILQESGRDQLIICGVYAHIGCLTTAIDAFMRNIKPFMVADGLADFSRDEHLMALRYTAGRCGRVVATADLLPGIASKDALRQQILPLLDEDSDDMANDENLIDYGLDSVRIMELATRWRKIRSDIDFIALAKSPTIDSWWALLSGEKA